One Picrophilus oshimae DSM 9789 genomic region harbors:
- a CDS encoding glycosyltransferase, with amino-acid sequence MNNNIGCIIVTYNPDEERFEAVLKQATRYCDKILIIDNKSLNSNFIEKISENNPTIKLKKLDKNYGIGKALNLGLEELMYSYDYILTLDQDSILLENISNVIYNANLMFSGYKIGIISLNMHNIQSKKDYFIEINYPIISGSLINSELFKKGLKYREEFFMDQIDFDFDFNVLRMGYKIITTTTKMLDHRLGLIVNNSKKPIEPDWRLYLMCRNSFILLRERKINLSIFIWQLVGWFINDLLNGKPLTKLYKYFIIYSFGIKDAINYYMDFPIENKSLEKIESLLSKTKEH; translated from the coding sequence ATGAATAATAACATCGGATGTATAATCGTAACGTACAACCCAGACGAAGAAAGATTCGAGGCGGTGTTAAAACAAGCCACAAGATATTGTGATAAAATATTGATTATAGATAACAAATCTTTGAATTCTAATTTTATCGAAAAAATTTCGGAAAATAACCCTACGATAAAATTAAAAAAACTTGACAAAAATTATGGCATTGGTAAAGCTCTTAACTTGGGCTTAGAGGAATTAATGTATAGTTATGACTATATACTGACGCTTGACCAAGATTCGATATTACTTGAGAATATATCTAATGTGATATATAATGCTAATTTAATGTTTAGTGGTTATAAGATTGGTATAATTAGTTTAAACATGCATAATATTCAATCTAAAAAAGATTATTTCATTGAAATAAATTACCCCATAATTAGTGGAAGCCTAATCAATAGCGAGCTATTCAAAAAAGGATTAAAGTACAGAGAGGAATTTTTCATGGATCAAATAGACTTTGATTTTGATTTCAACGTCTTACGTATGGGTTACAAAATCATAACAACTACGACCAAAATGCTAGATCATAGATTGGGTCTCATCGTTAATAATAGTAAAAAACCTATAGAACCTGATTGGAGATTATATCTTATGTGCAGAAATTCTTTCATTTTATTAAGAGAGAGAAAGATAAACCTCTCCATTTTTATTTGGCAACTAGTGGGATGGTTTATCAATGACTTATTAAATGGTAAACCGTTGACGAAACTTTATAAGTATTTTATTATATACTCATTTGGAATTAAAGATGCGATAAATTATTATATGGATTTTCCCATTGAAAATAAGTCATTGGAAAAAATTGAGTCTTTATTATCAAAAACCAAGGAACATTAA
- the cas1 gene encoding CRISPR-associated endonuclease Cas1 produces MNASDPINALLNYGYAILESMVRKDINTIGLDVSIGFLHELASSKHPLVYDLQELFRYVVDYSVIELL; encoded by the coding sequence ATGAATGCATCCGATCCTATCAACGCTTTACTGAACTATGGATATGCAATACTGGAATCAATGGTAAGGAAAGACATCAACACAATAGGTCTTGATGTATCTATTGGATTTTTACACGAATTAGCATCGTCCAAGCATCCTCTTGTATACGATTTACAGGAATTGTTTAGATATGTTGTGGATTATTCCGTTATCGAATTGCTGTAA
- a CDS encoding glucose-1-phosphate thymidylyltransferase encodes MKGLILHGGQGTRLRPLTHTGPKQLINIAGKPISQWALEKLKDTGIENIAIVLGDNSPRKVIEYYGDGSRFGVDIEYIYQGRARGIADAIYRCRDFIGGDDFIVYLGDNVLFDDISPIASDGSDASLLLAHVKDPRAFGVAVIDGDRITKLVEKPKEIISDLALIGVYYFKPLMFDYIADLKPSWRNELEITEALQHMIDDNRSISFKVADSWWKDTGNPNDLLEANMKLLDKFGREGNYGITENSDILGRSFIGEGSIVRNSKIIGPAHIGNKVSIENTRIGPYTTIGDGSVIRDADIEYSLILESATISDIRMSESIIGSKSRIAGDGKNSHYSIVIGENCSVKRG; translated from the coding sequence ATGAAAGGGCTCATTCTCCATGGAGGCCAGGGCACGCGGTTAAGGCCGCTGACGCATACAGGACCGAAGCAACTGATAAATATAGCAGGCAAACCCATATCACAGTGGGCCTTGGAAAAATTAAAGGACACTGGTATAGAGAATATAGCCATCGTGCTCGGCGATAACAGTCCAAGGAAGGTCATCGAATACTATGGTGATGGTAGCAGATTCGGCGTCGATATCGAATACATTTACCAAGGTAGGGCCAGGGGCATAGCCGATGCGATATACAGGTGCAGGGATTTCATCGGAGGCGATGACTTCATCGTGTATCTCGGCGATAACGTCCTCTTCGATGATATATCGCCGATAGCATCTGACGGCAGCGACGCATCGCTGCTCCTAGCGCATGTGAAGGATCCACGTGCCTTCGGCGTTGCGGTCATAGACGGTGACAGGATAACAAAACTCGTTGAAAAACCAAAGGAGATCATATCTGATCTGGCGCTGATCGGTGTATACTACTTCAAGCCCCTCATGTTCGACTACATCGCAGACCTAAAGCCCAGCTGGAGGAACGAGCTGGAGATAACGGAGGCCTTGCAGCACATGATCGACGATAATCGTAGTATAAGCTTCAAGGTAGCAGACAGCTGGTGGAAGGATACCGGTAATCCAAACGACTTGCTAGAGGCAAACATGAAGCTTCTTGATAAGTTTGGAAGAGAGGGAAATTATGGAATTACAGAAAATTCAGATATTCTCGGCAGATCTTTCATAGGAGAGGGTAGTATAGTCCGCAATTCCAAGATCATAGGGCCAGCCCATATAGGCAATAAAGTCTCAATCGAAAACACCAGGATTGGACCGTATACAACGATCGGAGACGGTTCAGTGATAAGAGATGCAGACATAGAATATTCACTTATCCTTGAATCTGCCACCATTAGCGATATAAGGATGTCAGAATCCATCATTGGAAGCAAGTCGAGGATAGCTGGAGATGGCAAAAATTCACACTATAGCATTGTAATTGGTGAAAACTGCAGCGTCAAGAGGGGATGA
- a CDS encoding SDR family oxidoreductase — MKTLIIGRDGQLGSELMRIIDGAVGTSRRSKSDIYLDIKNPNSIEDIIMKVSPDVIVNTAAMTDVDGCETSPDEAYRINAIAVRHIARAASVVGSYLIHISTDYVFDGSKGNYREDDVPNPVNYYGLSKLLGEAYALSYDDALVVRTSGVYGVKLNFPLYVAKTLRAGGTVKCIDSYYSPIHASQLAMAIKEIISRRLYGIIHVSGPRISRFDFAIKIKERLDIESGKIIMENERKILLANRPYDSSLNNGRAKRILEYRFEDIDNGIEMLRDKYEVI, encoded by the coding sequence ATGAAGACATTAATAATTGGCAGAGATGGTCAGCTTGGTTCCGAGTTGATGAGGATCATTGACGGTGCTGTTGGGACTTCAAGGCGGTCAAAGTCAGATATATACCTCGACATCAAAAATCCAAATTCGATCGAGGATATAATAATGAAGGTATCGCCAGATGTTATTGTAAATACCGCAGCTATGACTGATGTGGATGGCTGTGAAACCAGCCCTGATGAAGCCTACCGTATAAACGCCATAGCCGTGAGGCATATCGCAAGGGCAGCATCCGTTGTGGGCTCATACTTAATTCACATTTCAACTGACTATGTGTTTGATGGATCGAAGGGCAATTACCGTGAGGATGATGTTCCAAATCCAGTAAATTACTATGGGCTAAGTAAACTCCTTGGTGAGGCCTATGCACTTTCGTATGACGACGCCCTGGTCGTAAGAACATCTGGTGTATACGGCGTGAAACTAAACTTCCCCCTCTATGTTGCTAAGACCCTCAGAGCTGGAGGTACTGTCAAGTGCATAGACTCCTATTATTCACCGATACACGCCAGCCAACTTGCAATGGCGATAAAAGAGATAATCTCGAGACGACTTTACGGAATTATCCATGTTTCCGGGCCGAGGATATCACGCTTTGACTTTGCTATAAAAATCAAGGAGAGGCTGGATATAGAGAGCGGAAAGATAATAATGGAAAACGAGAGGAAGATCCTTCTGGCTAATCGCCCATATGATTCTTCGCTGAACAATGGGCGTGCGAAGAGAATACTCGAATATCGTTTCGAGGATATTGATAATGGAATAGAGATGCTTCGAGATAAATATGAGGTGATTTGA
- the rfbC gene encoding dTDP-4-dehydrorhamnose 3,5-epimerase has protein sequence MPFLFRKTEIEGVMIVEPKIFGDERGYFYETYKRSEFSKNGISADLDQDNQSFSKKGVLRGLHFQREPYAQGKLVRAITGKIFDVAVDIREDSKTFGRYVSAILSGENKIMLWIPEGFAHGFLALEDSIVHYKATHEYNKTSEGGIIWNDPDINIEWPMDPETISEKDMAWPTLREFRANKYIK, from the coding sequence ATGCCATTCTTATTCAGAAAGACGGAGATAGAAGGCGTGATGATAGTAGAACCCAAGATATTTGGAGACGAGCGTGGCTACTTTTATGAAACATATAAAAGAAGTGAGTTCTCAAAGAACGGAATAAGCGCAGACTTGGATCAGGACAACCAGAGTTTTTCAAAAAAGGGTGTGTTGAGGGGACTTCATTTTCAAAGAGAACCCTATGCTCAAGGGAAACTTGTCCGGGCGATAACGGGCAAGATATTTGATGTGGCCGTTGATATAAGGGAGGATTCCAAGACATTCGGTAGGTACGTTTCTGCCATATTGAGTGGCGAAAATAAGATAATGCTTTGGATTCCTGAGGGCTTTGCTCATGGTTTTCTGGCGTTGGAGGATTCCATAGTTCACTACAAGGCCACGCATGAATATAATAAGACGAGCGAAGGTGGTATAATATGGAACGATCCTGATATAAATATAGAGTGGCCCATGGATCCCGAGACAATATCAGAGAAGGATATGGCATGGCCAACGCTGAGGGAATTCAGGGCAAATAAATATATAAAATAG